AGAAATGGCAATGGCTTCATCCAATCCAGGAGGCGGTGTGTCTAGTAATTCCCCAAGTTTAAGTTCCCCCAACTTCATCAAccccccaaaaaaaacaaaagtcaaTATCATATGATTAATATCACAAACCATAAAGCTACTACAAACATACCTGTTCAACAAGCATCCCAAGTCCCATACCATCCATAAAATCTTTAACCTCAGTGCCTCCATTCATCTGGGAGGCACTACGAAACTCTTCTCTAGCCTTCTCAGGGTTTATCTGTTAAATTTAAAACTCAATTATGAGTGTTAAGGATTCATCAACCAAAGATACCCCACAAAACATATCCACATACTTCTAGAGCAAAGAGAGGAGAGTCAGGTCCTTCAACAGGTACAAGCATTCCACCAGTCAAGTCCTAGAAACCAAGACACGTCACCAATTATATACCTTTCATCAATTAAATAACAACAAAgtgatcttcttttttttaacttaccTGAGCAAAGGAATCGCTAAGGGAGTGAGCTGGATCTGTGGATACGACAAGTGTTGGGTGTCCATTGTTGGCGAACCTCACAGCTAAAGAAGCAGCGCAGCTGGTTTTGCCCACTCCTCCTTTCCCTCCGAGCATGTAGTACTTCCGTTTCGTGCCGGAGACCATCTCGTCGAACTCCGACACCGTCTCCGTTGGGCTAGCTACTGATTTCACTATCAAAAGGAGAAGCCTTTTTCGATCAGTTTAATACTCACAGTTCCATGTTTTCAATGAGGAGAGTTCAGGGTTTCAAACCTTGGAGCGAGTTTCTACGGCGATTCTGTTTGACGGGAAGAGAAAGAGTGGATGGAGAGATTGTGGATGAGGAGAGAGTTGTTCgaggagagaaagagatgaaatCAGTTCTAGATACGAGAGTTGTTGGCGAGACTCTTGGTTTGCATagtggaggagaagaagatagtAGAGAGGACGAAAGGGTCGCCATTTTTTTTGCGTCTCTCTGTTCTTACAACTGTTGTCGTGTTTATGTTTCAAACACATAAATAATCAAGACTTTAATGTTTACTCTAAGCATAAGATAAAAAACATATGCTTTAATGTCTGGTCATAATAACAGAAGCTTATGTTCTACCACAGAACTCAAAAGCTAACACAAAAGAACATATGAATCTGAAAAGGTCAATGAGATCTTGAATGTTAGTTAAGACTTGCTTCTATGTTTCTTAGCTTCTAACTTTACTTCTGTCAAGGAAGTCTTTCTTAACATGTTTTTCACCATTATATTGAATCCATTACTTGTTTCAGATTTTTGGCTTGAGTAATCTTGTACTACTAAACCCATAAGACAGAGCATCTTAGTTTGATCACTTCAGTCTTAACATTTTCACCATTATATTTGAATTCATTCTTTGAGAGATGTGAATCTTGTACTAATGGATGATAAGGAGAAACAGAGCTTATGCATATAGGCATTACAAGCTTCCTAATGGGTTCGGTAGAAAGCCTTCCACTATGCCAACACCTTGTTAACAACTAACAACATTACATCATCAAATCATTTCATAAAAAACATCTCTCTAGTGATTTTCCAAGTTCTCAAGTTTTCCAGACTTTATCACATCTTTGATAAGCTCTGATTTCTATCTTTCAATTCGTAAGACTCGATCCTACCAAATGTTGTAATTAAGCATAAGCGGTCCTGTCAACACGACTCTGTCAATCGACGGTGGATAATGCATATATCTCGCTCTTTATAGCTGGAAATTACCAAGCCTCGTCTGTCAATACAAACTTTGTCAATATGACCG
This region of Brassica napus cultivar Da-Ae chromosome C5, Da-Ae, whole genome shotgun sequence genomic DNA includes:
- the LOC111212276 gene encoding ATPase GET3B-like isoform X1, which translates into the protein MATLSSSLLSSSPPLCKPRVSPTTLVSRTDFISFSPRTTLSSSTISPSTLSLPVKQNRRRNSLQVKSVASPTETVSEFDEMVSGTKRKYYMLGGKGGVGKTSCAASLAVRFANNGHPTLVVSTDPAHSLSDSFAQDLTGGMLVPVEGPDSPLFALEINPEKAREEFRSASQMNGGTEVKDFMDGMGLGMLVEQLGELKLGELLDTPPPGLDEAIAISKVIQFLESPEYNMFTRIVFDTAPTGHTLRLLSLPDFLDASIGKILKLRQKITSATSAIKSVFGKEDNQPDAAEKLERLRERMVKVRELFRDTESTEFVIVTIPTVMAVSESSRLSASLKKESVPVKRLVVNQILPPSSSDCKFCSIKRKDQMRALDMIREDSELSGLTLMEAPLVDMEIRGVPALRFLGDIIWK
- the LOC111212276 gene encoding ATPase GET3B-like isoform X2 — translated: MATLSSSLLSSSPPLCKPRVSPTTLVSRTDFISFSPRTTLSSSTISPSTLSLPVKQNRRRNSLQVKSVASPTETVSEFDEMVSGTKRKYYMLGGKGGVGKTSCAASLAVRFANNGHPTLVVSTDPAHSLSDSFAQDLTGGMLVPVEGPDSPLFALEINPEKAREEFRSASQMNGGTEVKDFMDGMGLGMLVEQLGELKLGELLDTPPPGLDEAIAISKGHTLRLLSLPDFLDASIGKILKLRQKITSATSAIKSVFGKEDNQPDAAEKLERLRERMVKVRELFRDTESTEFVIVTIPTVMAVSESSRLSASLKKESVPVKRLVVNQILPPSSSDCKFCSIKRKDQMRALDMIREDSELSGLTLMEAPLVDMEIRGVPALRFLGDIIWK